CGAAACCGGCCAGACAACGCAACAGCGTGGATTTGCCGCTGCCCGACCCGCCCAGCAGCGCGAAGATCTCGCCCTTGCGGATCTGCAGGCTGACATCGTCCACCGCAACGAAGCCGTCGAACTCCTTGCGCACCGCGTCGATGGACAGATAACCGGCATCGGCAGGGCTGGAAGGTGGCGACATGGCCTCGGGCAGTGACATGAATTCTCTCGATGGCGGCAGGCGCAGGCGCCATGCACGGAGTCTGCGCGTCATCATGACAAAAGCCTGTGTCCGCTGCAGGACCGGCTAGCCGGGGATGTGCGGGAAAGCGGGCCCTCCCGTGGTATTGCATGCCGCGGTGATCGGCCAACGGCGCGGTGCTAGCCGCCGGTGCGTATCGCATCACTACGCGCAGCGACAGCACAGGTGTCGTAGGTCACGCGATCATGGCTGTTGCAGCTCAGCGACCAGGACACTCACTCGTGCGGTGGGGCGACACAGACGAGATAAACCGGCGCGGGCCGCTCCAGCCCGCGCCCGCCTCACGATCACCGCAACCGTCGCCTCACCGCGTTTCCTGCGGCGCCTCGCTCCAGCCCAGCCCCAGGCTCTTCTGCAAGGCCACGTAGTTCACCAGCAGCTGCACCTGCGCCTGCGCGGCGGCGTCCTGCGCGGAGAGCTGCTGGCGCTGCACATCCAGCAGGTCGATCGACGAGGTGGCGCCGGCATCGCGGCGTTGCTGCATCAGCCCGGCCGAGCGCGTGGCCGAGGCTTCGGCCTGGCGCGCCACCACCAGCTGCTTGCGCGCCGAGCCGAAACGCGACAGCGCCGCATTGGCATCCTGCAAGGCACCCAGCACCGCCGCCTCGTAGGCCGCCTCGCGGCCGGCGTTGCCGGCGCGCGCCTGATCCACTTGCGCACGGGTCTTGCCGAAATCGAAGATCGACCAGCGCAGCATCGGCACCGCCAGCGTGGTCAACGCATCGGAATTGAAATCGCTGGGTGAGCCGGCCACCCAGCTCAGGCCGCCCAGCAGACTCACCTGCGGGAAATAACCGTTCAGCGCCTCGCCGATCTGCGCACTGGAGGCAGCCAGCTCGCGCTCGGCCTTGCGCACGTCCGGGCGACGGCGGATCAGTGCGCCGGCATCGTCCACGCGCACCTGGGTGGGCAGCATCGGCAACGGCTGGGCCGTGCTCAACTGGGCGTCCAGCGCGCCGGGCTCGCGCCCGACCATCAGCGCCAGCTGGTCCTGCGCTTCCTGCGCCTGCATCTCCAGCGGCAGGCGTTGCGCCTGCTGCTGCTGGACCTGGGTGGCGATCTGTTCGACCTGCAGGTCCGACGCGGCACCCTGGCTCCGGCGTTGCTGCACCAGCTGCAGCGATTGGCGGATCTTGTCCAGATTGGCATCGGCGATCGCCAGCCGCGCCTGCAAGCCGCGGTAGTTGAGGTACACCTGCCCGACTTCGGCGGCCAGTTGCACCTGTGCGTCGGCCAATTCGGCCTCGGACGCCTGTGCCTGGGCCAGCGCACCTTCGGCGGCACGACGCCGACGGCCGAAGACATCCAGCTCCCAGCTGGCGTCGAAGCCGGCGCTGTAGATCTCGGTCTTTTCCAGATCCAGCGCCTGGCTGCCTTGCGCGGGCGGCTGGCCCTGCTGACCGTTCTGCAGCCCGCCCAGGGTGTCCACGATGGTCTGCGGCGGCTCGGCGTACGCGTACACCGCACTGGCATTGAGCTTGGGCAGGCGCTCGGCGCGGCGCTGGCGAGCCAGGGCGCGATTGGCCTGCAGGCGTGCCTGCGCGGCGCGCAGGTTGGGGCTGTCGGCCAGCGCCTGGGTCACCAGCTGGGTCAGGGTCGGGTCGTGCAGCTCCTCCCACCAGTGGTTCAACGGTGCGGCGGCCACCACCTCGGCGCCGCTGGCGCGATGCAGCGCCGGGGCCTGCATGGCCGCATCGGCCACCGGCGGGGCCTTGGTGTAGTTGGGGCCGAGCATGCAGCCGCCGAGCACGAGGGCGCTCAACGCCGCGGCCAGCGGCATGCGGAGCAGGCGCATGGAATCAATGCATCGCAAGGTGCGTCCCCTTGGGTAACGGCTTGAGCAAAAAGGCCAGCGGGATCGTGCACACCACGATCATGCCGAAGATCCAGAACAGGTCGCTGTAGGTCATCACCAGCGCCTGCTGTTGCACCACCCGCGCGAACTGCGCTATCGAGCGCATCGCCGCCTCGCCCCCCGCGCTGCCCTGCATCTGCGCGCTCAGACCGGCCAGCGCCTCCTGCGCACGCGGGGCGTTGGCGGTGATCGAGCTGCCGATGGTTTCGGTGTGGAAGGTCATGCGCCGCTCCTGGAAGGTGGAGATCAGCGCCAGGCCGACCGAACCGCCCAGGTTGCGGCCGGCATTGAACAGGCCCGAGGCATCGCCGGCCAGTTCCGGCGGCACCGAGGAAATGGCCGCCTGGTTGAGCGACATCATCGCCAGCGCCAAGCCGCAGCCCTGCAGCAGCTGCCCGGCGACGAAATGCATGCCCACCGTGTCGGCGGTCAGCGACAGGTTGACGAAGCAGGCGGCGGCAAAGCACAGCAGGCCGGCGATCACCAGGATGCGCACGTCCACCACGTCGAGCAGCTTGGGCATCATCGGCATCAGCAGCACGGTGGGCAGCCCGGACAGCAGCAGCACATAGCCGGCCTGCTCGGTGTTGTAGCCGGAGATCACCGCCAGGAACTGCGGAATCATGTACATCACGCCGAACAGGATCATGCCCACCGCCATGATCATGATGAACACCGCGCCGAAGCTGCGATGCAGCAGCAGCGACAGGTGGATGACCGGTGCGCGCTTGCGGAACTGGCCAACGATCAACGCGATGAAACCGCTGAGGGCGATCACGCTCAGCGTGTTGATCTCGCTGGACTCGAACCAGCGCTCGCGCTGGCCTTCCTCCAGCACCACGGTGAGCCCGCCCAGCCCGGCGGTGAGGCCGTAGATGCCCAGCCAGTCGGCATCGAGCAGGCCGGCCCAGTTGCCCTTCTCATGCTCCAGCCCCAGCAGCAGCAGCGCCACCAGGCCCACGCAGATCGGCACGTTGATGAAGAAGGCGTAGTGCCAGCTGACGTTTTCGGTTAGCCAGCCGCCCAGCAGCGGGCCGATCACCGGCCCCATGATCACGGTCATGCCGAACAGCGCGGTGCCCGTGGTCTGCTGGCTGGGCGGCAGCCGGGTGGCCACGATGGTCAGCGCGGTGGGAATCAACGCGCCGCCGGCCAGGCCCTGGCCGACACGGCCGATGATCATCATCGGCAACGAGGTCGACAGGCCGCACACCACCGAGAAGGCGGTGAACATCACCGCACAGATCAGCAGGAAGTTGCGCAGGCCCAGCGTGCGCACGAACCAGCCGGTGAGCGGGATCATGATGATCTCGGCCACCAGGTAGGCGGTGGAGATCCAGGTGCCTTCGGTGCCGCTGGCGCCGACCTCGCCCTGGATGGTGGGCAGCGCGGCGTTGACGATGGAGATGTCCAGCGTGGCCATGAACGAGCCGATGGTGCCGGCCAGCACCGCCAGCCATGCGCCCGGGCTGGCCTTCTCGCGGCCTGCGCTGCCGCCGGCGCTCTGGCCGGTGGCGGCCGCTGCGCTCATCGCGCGCGCTCCTGCTCCTGCACGCGGTCGGATTCTTCTTCGGCGCGTTGCTTGGCGTCCTTGGCCGAGCGGGTATCCACGGTCACTTCCACCGACATGCCCGGCACCAGCACCTTGCGCGCCTCCTCGCCGGCCAGCACGCGGATGCGCACCGGCACGCGCTGCACCACCTTGGTGAAGTTGCCGGTGGCGTTTTCCGGCGGCAATAGCGCGAACTGCGAGCCGGTACCCGGCGACAGGCTTTCGACCTTGCCATGCAGTTTCACGCCCGACAGCGCGTCCACCTCGATCTCGGCCGGCTGGCCGGGGCGCATCAGGCCGACCTGGGTTTCCTTGAAATTGGCGACCAGGTACAGCGATTGCTGCGGCACGATGGTCATGGTGCGGGTGCCTGCGGCGAGGAACTGCCCTTCCTGCACGGTCTTGTCGCCGACCCGGCCGTGGATACGGCTGGTCAGGCGGGTGTCTTCCACCGTCACGCGTGCCTGGTCGACATCGGCAGTGGCCTGCTTCAGGCCGGCCTGGGCCTGTTCAAGCTGTGCGCGGCTGGCCTGGATCTGGCTTTGCGCCCCGATGGCCTGCGCCTGTGCGGCGTCGTACTGGGCACGGGCGCGGGCCAGTTCGTGCTGCAGGCTTTCCTGGTGCTCGTGGGTGTCGGCGCCGGAGGCCGCCAGCGGCGCAAAGCGCTTCACTTCGGCCCGGGCAAAGGCGAGGCTGGCCGCGGCCGAGGTCACCTGGGTCCGCGCCTGCACCAGCGCCGCTTCCTGGCCGGCCACATTGGCAGTGGCGGCCACGATGTCGGCCTGGCGTGCGGCAATGGCTGCCTCGGCCTGCTGCAGGGTGGCCTGGTAGGTGCGGTCATCGATCTGCAGCAGCGGCTGGCCGGCGTCCACGACCTGGTTGTCGCCCACCAGCACCTTGGTCACATAGCCGCTGACGCGCGGCGCCACTGCCACCGAATCGGCCTGCAGGTAGGCGTTATTGGTGTCCTGCATGTAGCGGCCCTTGACCAGGTAATAGGCCAGCCAGACCACCAGCAGCACCAGCACCAGCACGCCCACCAGGATCAGGGTCCACTTGACCTTGGGATTGTTCAGCGGCGACGGCTTGGGTGGCTGCTGGGCCGCATCGCCCAGGGCATCGGCGGACGAATCGCCGCCAT
The window above is part of the Xanthomonas campestris pv. badrii genome. Proteins encoded here:
- a CDS encoding efflux transporter outer membrane subunit, giving the protein MRLLRMPLAAALSALVLGGCMLGPNYTKAPPVADAAMQAPALHRASGAEVVAAAPLNHWWEELHDPTLTQLVTQALADSPNLRAAQARLQANRALARQRRAERLPKLNASAVYAYAEPPQTIVDTLGGLQNGQQGQPPAQGSQALDLEKTEIYSAGFDASWELDVFGRRRRAAEGALAQAQASEAELADAQVQLAAEVGQVYLNYRGLQARLAIADANLDKIRQSLQLVQQRRSQGAASDLQVEQIATQVQQQQAQRLPLEMQAQEAQDQLALMVGREPGALDAQLSTAQPLPMLPTQVRVDDAGALIRRRPDVRKAERELAASSAQIGEALNGYFPQVSLLGGLSWVAGSPSDFNSDALTTLAVPMLRWSIFDFGKTRAQVDQARAGNAGREAAYEAAVLGALQDANAALSRFGSARKQLVVARQAEASATRSAGLMQQRRDAGATSSIDLLDVQRQQLSAQDAAAQAQVQLLVNYVALQKSLGLGWSEAPQETR
- a CDS encoding MDR family MFS transporter, producing the protein MSAAAATGQSAGGSAGREKASPGAWLAVLAGTIGSFMATLDISIVNAALPTIQGEVGASGTEGTWISTAYLVAEIIMIPLTGWFVRTLGLRNFLLICAVMFTAFSVVCGLSTSLPMMIIGRVGQGLAGGALIPTALTIVATRLPPSQQTTGTALFGMTVIMGPVIGPLLGGWLTENVSWHYAFFINVPICVGLVALLLLGLEHEKGNWAGLLDADWLGIYGLTAGLGGLTVVLEEGQRERWFESSEINTLSVIALSGFIALIVGQFRKRAPVIHLSLLLHRSFGAVFIMIMAVGMILFGVMYMIPQFLAVISGYNTEQAGYVLLLSGLPTVLLMPMMPKLLDVVDVRILVIAGLLCFAAACFVNLSLTADTVGMHFVAGQLLQGCGLALAMMSLNQAAISSVPPELAGDASGLFNAGRNLGGSVGLALISTFQERRMTFHTETIGSSITANAPRAQEALAGLSAQMQGSAGGEAAMRSIAQFARVVQQQALVMTYSDLFWIFGMIVVCTIPLAFLLKPLPKGTHLAMH
- a CDS encoding HlyD family secretion protein; protein product: MSNQDHPSTDGGDSSADALGDAAQQPPKPSPLNNPKVKWTLILVGVLVLVLLVVWLAYYLVKGRYMQDTNNAYLQADSVAVAPRVSGYVTKVLVGDNQVVDAGQPLLQIDDRTYQATLQQAEAAIAARQADIVAATANVAGQEAALVQARTQVTSAAASLAFARAEVKRFAPLAASGADTHEHQESLQHELARARAQYDAAQAQAIGAQSQIQASRAQLEQAQAGLKQATADVDQARVTVEDTRLTSRIHGRVGDKTVQEGQFLAAGTRTMTIVPQQSLYLVANFKETQVGLMRPGQPAEIEVDALSGVKLHGKVESLSPGTGSQFALLPPENATGNFTKVVQRVPVRIRVLAGEEARKVLVPGMSVEVTVDTRSAKDAKQRAEEESDRVQEQERAR